The following proteins come from a genomic window of Myroides odoratus DSM 2801:
- a CDS encoding superoxide dismutase, which yields MEIDLQLPALPYEKNALTPLITEETFDYHYGKHHAAYVNNLNDLIQNTPLLEKSVPEIILHSYQTGDMALFNNAAQHWNHTFFWHSLSPFGGKTPTGKINDLIIRDFGSFDHFKTLFSTTAAKLFGCGWTWLAQNEEGKLEIIPLKEAHTPLTLNKTPILTLDVWEHAYYIDYRNARPQFIANFWEMVNWEFANQNLK from the coding sequence ATGGAAATCGACTTACAATTACCTGCATTACCCTATGAAAAAAATGCACTTACCCCTTTAATTACAGAAGAAACCTTCGACTATCATTATGGTAAACATCATGCTGCTTATGTCAATAACCTCAATGATTTGATTCAAAATACGCCTTTACTTGAGAAATCTGTACCTGAAATTATTCTACACAGCTATCAAACAGGAGATATGGCGCTCTTTAACAATGCTGCTCAACACTGGAATCACACCTTTTTTTGGCATAGTCTATCCCCTTTTGGAGGAAAGACTCCCACGGGAAAAATCAACGACTTAATCATTCGTGATTTTGGAAGTTTTGATCATTTCAAAACACTTTTTTCTACAACAGCAGCTAAACTTTTTGGTTGTGGCTGGACTTGGCTAGCTCAAAATGAGGAAGGTAAGTTGGAAATTATCCCCTTAAAAGAGGCACATACTCCTTTGACGCTTAACAAAACGCCTATTCTAACCTTAGATGTTTGGGAACATGCGTATTATATTGACTATAGAAATGCAAGACCTCAATTTATTGCCAATTTTTGGGAGATGGTCAACTGGGAATTTGCGAATCAAAATTTAAAATAA
- a CDS encoding undecaprenyl diphosphate synthase family protein translates to MSDTCINHLERYWKTLTVSSNEKFNQENYLEALEGYKEALYRAEVLNNHWELCMRLKIPVIQVYIISCNNLAHTHEELQELHQAHAYLKRVIYFLIHLVEHIAITTESIQGDLKQALLAYADFKQRTQFYPAEDTTLDRLIQTLPR, encoded by the coding sequence ATGAGTGACACTTGTATAAATCACCTAGAACGCTATTGGAAGACCTTAACGGTATCCAGCAATGAAAAATTCAATCAGGAAAACTACCTAGAAGCCTTAGAGGGCTACAAAGAGGCGCTATATAGAGCTGAAGTACTAAACAACCATTGGGAATTGTGCATGCGATTAAAAATCCCTGTTATCCAAGTTTATATCATTTCGTGTAATAACTTAGCACATACCCACGAAGAACTTCAGGAACTCCATCAAGCACATGCCTACCTAAAACGCGTTATTTACTTTTTGATTCACCTTGTGGAACATATTGCAATTACAACGGAATCAATTCAGGGAGATCTCAAACAAGCCTTGCTTGCTTATGCGGATTTTAAACAGCGTACTCAATTTTATCCTGCTGAAGATACTACGCTAGATCGGTTGATACAAACGTTACCTCGATAG
- the nhaC gene encoding Na+/H+ antiporter NhaC, giving the protein MQEKQEKPISLAQSLIPVVLLVVLLAINVYVFRDDALSGTNQFILLLGGAIAILVGMYNRVSYDKILQQIVNNVRDTSNAIFILLLVGALSGTWLLSGIIPSMIYYGLEILHPSIYLPACVIITSIISIATGSSWTTSATVGIALVGIGNALGMPLGVIGGAVVSGAYFGDKLSPLSDTTNLAPIMAGTDLFTHIRYMLYTTVPTYVVTLILFIILGFVYGAEGQVNTAETLEAISATFHITPLLFIVPVLVIVLIVKKVQPIAALLIGTLLGAVFALIFQPNIVVAVAGGEEFNFYNAYKGVMLALTTDIRILSPLESLNGLFEAGGMASMLNTVWLILCAMFFGGTMEAIGALQKISTALLSIASSLFGLFASTVASCLAVNITTSDQYLSIVVPGKMFADAYKQKGLAPENLSRTLEDSGTVTSVLIPWNTCGAYHAGVLGIPTLTYLPYAFFNYLSPFVTLLYAAFDIKIRRIVNSKQ; this is encoded by the coding sequence ATGCAAGAAAAACAAGAAAAGCCTATTTCGCTCGCACAATCATTAATTCCTGTCGTATTACTCGTTGTATTACTGGCTATTAATGTTTATGTATTCCGGGATGATGCTTTATCGGGAACCAATCAATTCATTTTATTATTGGGTGGTGCTATTGCAATTCTTGTAGGGATGTACAATCGCGTTTCTTACGATAAGATTCTACAGCAAATTGTCAATAATGTCCGTGATACGTCGAATGCCATTTTTATTTTGCTGCTAGTAGGTGCTTTATCGGGTACTTGGTTATTGAGTGGTATTATTCCCAGTATGATTTACTACGGTTTAGAGATTCTACATCCATCCATTTATCTACCAGCATGTGTTATTATCACGTCTATTATTTCTATTGCAACGGGTAGTTCTTGGACCACCTCTGCGACTGTCGGAATAGCGCTTGTAGGGATTGGAAATGCCTTAGGGATGCCTTTAGGGGTAATTGGTGGAGCCGTTGTTTCTGGTGCGTATTTTGGAGATAAATTATCTCCACTGTCGGATACTACCAATTTAGCTCCTATAATGGCAGGTACAGATTTGTTTACTCATATTCGCTATATGCTGTATACTACAGTTCCTACCTATGTAGTAACCCTCATCTTATTTATCATTTTAGGGTTTGTTTATGGTGCAGAAGGCCAAGTAAATACTGCAGAAACACTAGAAGCTATTAGTGCCACCTTTCATATTACCCCCCTTTTATTTATTGTTCCGGTATTAGTTATTGTTCTTATTGTAAAGAAAGTACAACCTATTGCAGCCTTGTTAATTGGTACCTTATTAGGTGCTGTATTTGCTTTAATTTTCCAACCCAACATTGTTGTTGCAGTAGCAGGTGGAGAAGAATTTAATTTCTACAATGCCTATAAGGGAGTAATGTTAGCTTTAACCACTGATATCCGCATTTTATCGCCTTTAGAAAGCCTCAATGGGCTATTTGAAGCTGGTGGAATGGCCAGTATGCTTAATACCGTTTGGTTGATTCTATGCGCCATGTTTTTTGGTGGAACAATGGAGGCTATTGGTGCATTACAGAAAATATCTACTGCTTTATTGTCTATTGCTAGTAGTTTATTTGGTTTATTTGCTAGTACAGTTGCTAGTTGTTTAGCGGTTAATATCACAACTTCAGATCAGTATTTATCCATCGTAGTACCTGGAAAAATGTTTGCAGATGCTTATAAACAAAAAGGACTCGCACCCGAAAACTTAAGTAGAACACTTGAAGACTCTGGAACGGTAACCTCTGTATTAATTCCATGGAATACCTGTGGTGCTTATCATGCAGGAGTATTGGGAATTCCAACACTCACCTATTTACCCTATGCCTTTTTTAATTACTTAAGTCCGTTTGTTACTTTGTTGTACGCTGCTTTTGATATTAAGATAAGACGAATTGTGAATAGTAAACAGTAG
- a CDS encoding peroxiredoxin: MSLVGKKFPNITVDAISEMGDNLRINIFEEATKNNKKVLLFWYPKDFTFVCPTELHAFQEALPEFEKRNTMVIGASCDTNEVHFAWLNTAKDNGGIEGVTYPIIADTQRNLSSVLGILDVESEVYNEELDSVQIEGSNVTYRATYLIDETGKIFHESVNDMPLGRNVNEYVRLIDAYTHVQTHGEVCPANWEEGKDAMNADRKGVADYLSKH; encoded by the coding sequence ATGTCTTTAGTAGGTAAAAAGTTTCCAAACATTACAGTAGATGCAATTTCAGAAATGGGTGATAATTTAAGAATCAACATTTTCGAAGAAGCTACAAAAAATAACAAAAAAGTATTATTATTCTGGTATCCAAAAGACTTTACTTTCGTATGTCCAACAGAATTACATGCTTTCCAAGAGGCTCTTCCTGAATTTGAAAAAAGAAATACAATGGTAATTGGAGCATCTTGCGATACAAACGAAGTTCACTTTGCTTGGTTAAACACAGCAAAAGACAACGGAGGTATTGAAGGAGTTACTTACCCTATCATTGCTGATACACAAAGAAACTTATCTTCTGTATTAGGAATTTTAGACGTAGAGAGTGAAGTATACAACGAAGAGTTAGATTCAGTTCAAATCGAAGGATCAAACGTTACATACAGAGCTACTTATTTAATTGACGAGACAGGAAAAATTTTCCATGAGTCAGTAAACGATATGCCATTAGGAAGAAACGTAAATGAGTACGTGCGTTTAATCGACGCTTACACACACGTTCAAACACATGGTGAAGTATGTCCAGCAAACTGGGAAGAAGGAAAAGATGCAATGAATGCTGACAGAAAAGGTGTTGCTGATTACTTAAGCAAACACTAA
- a CDS encoding thioredoxin family protein, which translates to MLLELDQDNLQEIVSQNEKVVVQFSATWCGNCRIMKPKFKKLSTEKENITFVVADAEKFPESRKLADVSNLPTFATFVNGKLVNQTQTNKTEVLHELVGEIA; encoded by the coding sequence ATGCTTTTAGAATTAGATCAAGATAACTTACAAGAAATTGTAAGTCAAAATGAAAAAGTAGTTGTTCAATTTTCAGCTACATGGTGTGGTAATTGTAGAATTATGAAACCGAAGTTTAAAAAGCTTTCAACAGAAAAAGAGAATATCACATTTGTGGTTGCAGATGCTGAGAAATTCCCTGAATCTAGAAAACTAGCTGACGTGAGTAATCTACCTACATTCGCTACTTTCGTAAATGGAAAATTAGTGAACCAAACGCAAACAAATAAAACGGAAGTTTTACACGAGTTAGTTGGTGAAATCGCTTAA
- a CDS encoding DUF6952 family protein, whose amino-acid sequence MKLPVIKHLTQFIEQNDQDYIIETLEVLENLTEVPSLKDEELDVIGELISNMYGALEVQKLMKEGATQKEALNSFMQRVLGSIDK is encoded by the coding sequence ATGAAATTACCTGTAATTAAACATTTAACTCAATTTATTGAGCAAAATGACCAAGACTATATCATTGAAACCCTTGAAGTATTGGAAAACCTTACGGAAGTTCCTTCGTTAAAAGACGAAGAATTAGATGTAATTGGCGAATTAATTTCCAATATGTATGGCGCACTAGAAGTTCAGAAATTAATGAAAGAAGGTGCAACGCAAAAAGAAGCTTTAAATAGCTTTATGCAACGCGTTTTAGGGTCAATCGACAAATAA
- a CDS encoding NADPH-dependent FMN reductase, whose product MKITAFAATNSTQSINLELVKSALDTLQEYEIQILDLNDYEMPIYSPERNQAGIPEKALAFNQILKESDALVIGLAEHNGTFSTAFKNIFDWGSRADKALFQQKPMLLLSTSPGPRGGQFVMESAKTIFPFFGGNIKSHFSLPSFQDNFKEGTIVNDNLQQEFEARLNDFKSTLHQN is encoded by the coding sequence ATGAAAATTACAGCCTTTGCAGCTACAAATAGTACGCAATCTATCAACCTTGAGTTAGTAAAGAGCGCTTTAGATACTTTACAAGAATACGAAATACAAATTTTAGACCTCAACGATTACGAGATGCCTATTTATTCGCCAGAGCGAAACCAAGCCGGTATTCCTGAAAAAGCACTCGCTTTCAATCAAATCTTAAAAGAAAGTGATGCCTTAGTTATTGGTCTCGCTGAACACAACGGAACATTCAGTACCGCTTTCAAAAACATCTTTGACTGGGGATCACGTGCGGATAAAGCTTTGTTTCAACAAAAACCAATGCTATTATTATCAACATCACCTGGACCTAGAGGAGGGCAGTTTGTTATGGAATCAGCCAAAACAATCTTTCCTTTCTTTGGCGGAAATATTAAATCTCATTTCTCCTTGCCAAGTTTCCAGGATAATTTTAAAGAAGGAACGATTGTCAATGACAACTTACAACAAGAATTTGAAGCGCGATTAAACGATTTTAAATCAACGCTTCACCAAAACTAA
- a CDS encoding FUSC family protein codes for MRSNFFVQLLKQESKNLFQLKHSDRLWHIPFMAMFAIGVPLLVGWYFDNLQAGLLACLAGLVILYLPSNLPTPQRMFIMLVCSFGFMFSYVVGVIFSFNFIVSALVFGLFATAVHWISLYFSMPPPGSFFFIMIASMASNTPFDFDTIATRIGYFVLGTIFACTLALIYSFIVGRKYTSKTPVRIIIPVPIKTQVDYFIRALIVGAFMSLSLLIGNLLNFNNPYWIPISCLAIMQGISLYHVWQRALHRIAGTFIGIGLCWVLISISQDPLYLCICIMLLQFIIEIFISRNYALAVIFITALTVLLAEAGSSLIHSPNELIQARLTDIVIGSLLGGIGGWLLHHEYLRHHTVDQIRSTRISLKRRRKKA; via the coding sequence ATGAGAAGTAACTTCTTCGTTCAATTACTCAAACAAGAAAGTAAAAATTTATTCCAACTCAAACACAGTGATCGCTTATGGCACATTCCTTTTATGGCTATGTTTGCCATTGGAGTTCCCTTGTTAGTTGGTTGGTATTTCGATAACTTACAAGCAGGTCTATTAGCTTGTTTAGCGGGTTTAGTTATTTTATACCTTCCTTCCAATTTACCTACTCCTCAACGCATGTTTATCATGTTGGTGTGTTCTTTTGGCTTTATGTTTTCCTACGTAGTAGGGGTTATTTTTAGTTTTAATTTTATTGTCTCTGCCCTTGTATTTGGATTATTTGCGACAGCTGTACACTGGATATCCCTGTATTTTTCGATGCCTCCTCCTGGAAGTTTTTTCTTTATCATGATTGCCTCAATGGCTAGTAATACTCCATTTGACTTTGATACCATTGCCACGCGAATTGGCTATTTTGTTTTGGGAACTATTTTCGCTTGTACCTTAGCTTTGATTTACAGCTTTATTGTCGGACGCAAATACACCTCTAAAACGCCTGTTCGCATTATTATACCTGTTCCTATAAAAACACAAGTCGATTACTTTATTCGAGCCCTTATTGTAGGGGCTTTTATGTCCTTATCGCTATTGATTGGTAATTTACTGAATTTCAACAATCCCTATTGGATTCCCATTTCTTGCTTGGCAATTATGCAAGGGATTTCCCTTTATCACGTCTGGCAAAGAGCCTTGCATCGTATTGCGGGAACTTTCATTGGCATTGGACTTTGTTGGGTTCTTATTTCTATCTCACAAGATCCGCTATACTTGTGTATTTGCATCATGCTTTTACAATTTATCATTGAAATTTTCATTTCGAGAAACTATGCTCTTGCTGTGATATTCATTACCGCTTTAACGGTTTTATTAGCGGAAGCAGGAAGTTCATTGATTCACTCTCCTAACGAACTTATACAAGCGCGATTAACGGATATTGTTATAGGCAGTTTATTGGGAGGTATTGGCGGTTGGCTGCTACACCACGAATACTTACGACACCATACAGTCGATCAAATTAGAAGCACGCGTATTAGCCTAAAAAGAAGACGAAAAAAAGCGTAA
- a CDS encoding heavy metal translocating P-type ATPase has protein sequence MKKYTCPMHLQILEDQPGKCPICGMDLVPFGATGGHADDEHHHHHMEHTHDKHKGHSTNAFLSKFWVSLAVTIPILILSPMIQQWLGFTLRFTGDKYVLLALGTFIYCYGGMPFLKGMIGEVKAKNIGMMTLVAIAITVAYTYSTAVVFGLEGMDFFWELATLIVIMLLGHWLEMRSQMAASKALQSLVALLPNEVTVEREGEAVKIKLSELTDKETVIIKPGEKIPADGEVIEGMSYVNESMLTGESVPVKKEVKAKVIAGSINGDGALKVWVTGVGKDSYLNKVITLVQDAQTAKSNTQNLADKVAKWLTFIALFAGVATFAYWYSVEGNLSFALERMVTVMVTACPHALGVAIPLVVAISTTLSATNGLLIRNRTAFEITRNLTTIIFDKTGTLTEGSHEVQDIIPLGDYSSQEIIQYAAAVQQNSEHHIAKGIMRVLQANAYPLWKSEDFLYMQGIGVKGKVNGKEVIAAGPNYFTTNNLAVPPIPKEIDQDTATVNFVLIDNQVVGILSLADRIRTGSAEAIAELKAMGIKSFLLTGDNEKIAASVAAKLGMDGYLANVLPHNKQEIVKEYQAKGEIVAMTGDGVNDAPALAQANVGIAIGSGTDVAAETADIILVNSDPRDVVKLIGFGKKTYRKMIQNLLWAVGYNVIAIPLAAGILYPHFMLSPALGAVLMSASTIVVALNASLLKMNTIK, from the coding sequence ATGAAAAAATATACTTGTCCCATGCATCTTCAAATTTTAGAAGATCAACCTGGAAAATGCCCCATTTGCGGAATGGATTTAGTTCCATTCGGAGCCACTGGAGGACATGCCGATGATGAACATCACCATCATCATATGGAACATACCCATGATAAACATAAAGGGCATAGTACCAATGCTTTTTTAAGTAAATTTTGGGTGAGCTTAGCAGTGACGATTCCCATTCTCATCTTATCTCCCATGATACAGCAATGGCTGGGTTTTACTTTGCGTTTTACAGGTGATAAATATGTGTTACTTGCTTTGGGAACATTTATTTATTGCTATGGAGGAATGCCTTTCTTAAAGGGAATGATAGGAGAAGTAAAAGCAAAGAATATTGGAATGATGACATTAGTCGCAATTGCAATTACGGTCGCCTATACGTATTCAACGGCAGTTGTATTTGGCTTAGAAGGAATGGATTTCTTCTGGGAATTGGCTACCCTTATTGTCATAATGCTCCTTGGACATTGGTTAGAAATGCGTTCCCAAATGGCGGCTTCTAAGGCATTACAATCTTTAGTTGCTTTATTGCCCAATGAAGTAACAGTAGAGCGTGAAGGGGAGGCCGTAAAAATCAAGTTAAGCGAACTAACGGATAAAGAAACAGTTATTATCAAACCTGGTGAAAAAATTCCCGCAGATGGAGAGGTAATAGAAGGGATGTCTTATGTTAATGAGAGTATGCTGACGGGTGAAAGTGTTCCGGTGAAAAAGGAAGTAAAAGCAAAAGTAATCGCGGGCTCTATCAATGGCGATGGCGCATTAAAAGTATGGGTAACCGGTGTTGGAAAAGACAGTTACTTAAACAAAGTTATTACCCTGGTTCAAGATGCACAAACAGCCAAATCGAATACCCAAAATCTAGCGGATAAAGTAGCGAAATGGCTAACTTTTATCGCCCTATTTGCCGGGGTTGCAACCTTTGCATATTGGTATAGTGTAGAAGGAAACTTGAGTTTTGCTTTGGAGCGTATGGTGACGGTTATGGTAACGGCATGTCCGCATGCTTTAGGTGTTGCAATTCCATTGGTTGTGGCTATTTCGACGACACTCTCAGCTACCAATGGGCTATTAATCAGAAACCGAACAGCTTTTGAAATTACCAGAAACTTAACGACTATTATTTTTGATAAAACCGGTACGTTAACTGAAGGTTCCCATGAAGTACAGGATATTATTCCTTTAGGGGATTATTCTTCCCAAGAAATTATTCAATACGCAGCTGCAGTTCAACAAAACTCAGAACATCATATCGCTAAGGGAATTATGCGCGTACTCCAAGCAAATGCTTATCCTTTGTGGAAATCAGAAGATTTTCTGTATATGCAAGGAATAGGTGTAAAGGGGAAGGTAAATGGAAAAGAAGTAATTGCTGCTGGACCAAACTATTTTACAACAAATAACCTCGCTGTCCCACCAATTCCAAAAGAAATAGATCAAGATACAGCCACTGTCAACTTTGTATTAATAGACAATCAAGTTGTTGGTATTTTAAGTTTAGCGGATAGAATTAGAACAGGATCTGCAGAGGCTATTGCAGAATTAAAAGCAATGGGAATTAAGTCCTTTCTGCTTACAGGTGATAATGAGAAAATAGCGGCTTCGGTAGCAGCTAAATTGGGCATGGATGGTTATTTGGCGAATGTACTTCCCCATAATAAACAAGAAATTGTGAAAGAGTACCAAGCTAAGGGAGAAATAGTAGCGATGACTGGGGATGGAGTGAATGATGCACCTGCTTTAGCGCAAGCGAATGTAGGGATCGCCATTGGATCAGGAACGGATGTAGCGGCAGAAACAGCAGATATTATTTTGGTGAATAGCGACCCAAGAGATGTGGTAAAATTAATTGGATTTGGTAAGAAAACATACCGTAAGATGATTCAAAACCTCTTGTGGGCCGTAGGATATAACGTGATCGCAATACCTTTAGCTGCTGGAATCTTGTATCCCCATTTTATGCTTAGTCCCGCTTTAGGTGCGGTATTAATGAGTGCAAGTACAATTGTCGTAGCATTAAATGCAAGCTTATTAAAAATGAATACAATAAAATAA
- a CDS encoding heme-binding domain-containing protein — translation MFSKSSTYIFFFLLVCFALIQLKRPEIKAYTVPAEESFNVVFQVPSEVQSILKTSCYDCHSNETTYPWYSKIQPMAWLMEQHIVEGKEKLNFDEVATYGTRKRRSKFKQIINQIQQGKMPLTSYTLMHQGTALTKEEEEILIRYFNSLVKP, via the coding sequence ATGTTTAGTAAAAGTAGTACCTATATCTTCTTCTTCTTACTGGTCTGTTTTGCTTTAATTCAATTGAAAAGACCCGAAATCAAGGCCTATACGGTACCTGCGGAAGAAAGTTTCAATGTGGTATTTCAAGTTCCTTCAGAAGTGCAATCGATCTTGAAAACCTCCTGTTATGACTGCCATAGTAATGAAACGACGTACCCTTGGTACAGCAAAATTCAACCGATGGCCTGGTTGATGGAACAGCACATTGTAGAAGGAAAAGAAAAACTGAACTTTGATGAGGTAGCTACCTATGGAACGCGAAAAAGAAGGTCGAAGTTCAAGCAAATCATCAATCAGATTCAGCAAGGAAAAATGCCTTTGACGTCCTATACCCTAATGCACCAAGGGACAGCTTTGACGAAAGAGGAAGAAGAGATTTTAATTCGTTATTTTAATTCATTAGTAAAACCATAA
- a CDS encoding DUF3347 domain-containing protein — protein MKYLVLGLIATSLVTLTACNDKKEAAPTVADTPTETIPEKPAEAVDFTELLGHYDHMTFALSSDNAEETAKAATGMLVALQKIEGAHFDAEQKDTYQDIAANIKENAEHIEDNVGDIAHQREHLVEISTDIYDLVQLFGISKPYYKVFCPMVKGGEGAFWLSTTKDFRNPYMGEKMLSCGSIQEELN, from the coding sequence ATGAAATACTTAGTTTTAGGGTTAATCGCCACTTCATTGGTTACTTTAACAGCGTGTAACGATAAAAAAGAAGCTGCACCAACAGTAGCGGATACACCAACGGAAACGATACCGGAAAAGCCAGCAGAAGCAGTAGATTTTACAGAATTGTTAGGGCATTATGATCATATGACTTTTGCTTTGTCCTCTGATAATGCTGAAGAAACGGCTAAGGCAGCGACGGGGATGTTAGTGGCTTTACAAAAGATAGAGGGCGCTCATTTTGATGCAGAACAAAAAGATACTTACCAAGATATTGCTGCTAATATTAAAGAAAACGCAGAACATATTGAAGATAATGTTGGGGATATTGCACACCAAAGAGAACATTTAGTAGAAATTAGTACAGATATCTATGATTTAGTACAACTATTTGGTATTTCAAAACCATATTACAAAGTTTTCTGCCCTATGGTTAAGGGAGGAGAAGGTGCTTTTTGGTTGAGTACAACGAAAGATTTTAGAAACCCTTATATGGGAGAAAAAATGTTGTCTTGTGGATCAATCCAAGAAGAATTAAATTAA
- a CDS encoding winged helix-turn-helix domain-containing protein: MKFDIEQLNKVFDNRIRVGIMSGLMVNETLSFKDLKEYLALTDGNLASHLKNLEDSQYITVHKGFIGRKTNTVYSATAEGKLAFKQHLAYLENLIQKLK; this comes from the coding sequence ATGAAATTTGATATTGAACAATTAAATAAAGTATTTGACAATCGTATTCGCGTTGGAATTATGAGCGGATTGATGGTTAATGAAACCTTGTCTTTCAAAGATTTAAAAGAATATCTCGCACTGACCGATGGCAACCTTGCTTCTCATTTAAAAAATTTAGAGGACAGTCAATATATTACCGTACACAAAGGTTTTATTGGTCGTAAAACCAATACTGTTTACAGCGCTACAGCAGAAGGCAAATTGGCCTTCAAACAACACTTGGCTTATTTAGAAAATTTAATACAGAAACTAAAATAA
- the creD gene encoding cell envelope integrity protein CreD yields the protein MEKETKKHLFKGLAIAALTLGLLIFIPIIGSIISERSAFQTEVVQEVSEKWGDQQTLYGPFILLEYRVATINEKNEVLYQRERALFSPTTQTITGSISTTTKKRSLYQVTLYNTDLLIEAQFEAQEKLLASLGTQGNPEITSKKILYGISDTKGLSEALALLNTPGKVFTLNDNPIIEQIPFLSLDYTAEESTPTAIKLPLKLKGSSNLQFLAHATTTKVNIKSDYHDVKYIGNYLPEESEKGKEQASSTWNIYQPLPLNTTSIRNLTFDKYTFGIEFLELNNFYSKIDRSIKYALLFVGLTFIVFYFLENIKNLKINLIQYALIGFAIFLNYILLLSFSEYLGFSISYVLSSLSTIILITIFTWKISKNKSSTGTIFGLLLLLYGLLYFLIELKETALLVGSISIFIILAVLMQFSIKMTASKKEEE from the coding sequence ATGGAAAAAGAAACAAAAAAACACTTATTTAAAGGGTTAGCCATCGCAGCCTTAACCTTGGGCTTACTAATTTTCATCCCGATCATCGGAAGTATTATTTCCGAACGTTCAGCTTTTCAAACCGAAGTTGTACAAGAAGTATCTGAAAAATGGGGAGATCAACAAACCTTATATGGTCCATTTATCTTATTAGAATACAGAGTTGCTACTATCAATGAAAAAAATGAAGTCTTGTATCAACGAGAAAGAGCATTATTCTCCCCTACAACACAGACAATAACGGGTTCCATTTCAACAACAACCAAAAAACGAAGCTTGTACCAAGTTACGTTATACAATACAGATCTTCTCATCGAGGCTCAATTTGAAGCACAAGAAAAGCTCCTTGCCTCTCTTGGAACTCAAGGGAATCCTGAAATTACAAGTAAGAAAATTCTCTACGGCATTTCGGATACCAAAGGGCTTTCCGAAGCTCTAGCCTTATTGAATACTCCTGGCAAAGTATTTACGTTGAACGATAATCCCATTATAGAGCAAATTCCCTTTTTAAGCTTAGACTATACTGCGGAAGAATCAACACCTACTGCAATCAAACTCCCTCTCAAACTAAAAGGCTCTTCAAATTTGCAGTTTCTCGCTCACGCAACAACAACAAAAGTCAATATAAAAAGTGATTACCACGATGTAAAATACATCGGAAATTACCTGCCTGAGGAGTCTGAAAAAGGGAAAGAACAAGCGAGTAGCACTTGGAATATTTATCAGCCTTTACCTCTAAATACAACATCTATACGCAACCTAACGTTTGATAAATACACCTTTGGGATTGAATTTTTAGAACTCAATAATTTTTATTCTAAAATTGATCGCTCTATTAAGTATGCCTTACTCTTTGTAGGACTTACCTTTATTGTTTTTTACTTTTTAGAAAATATTAAAAACCTAAAAATCAATTTAATTCAATACGCTTTGATCGGGTTTGCTATTTTCTTAAACTACATTTTACTGCTTTCTTTTTCAGAATACCTAGGTTTTAGCATTTCCTATGTTCTTTCCTCTTTATCTACGATAATACTCATCACCATTTTTACCTGGAAAATTTCCAAAAACAAGAGCAGTACGGGTACTATATTTGGTTTACTTCTACTACTATATGGTTTACTCTACTTTTTAATTGAACTAAAAGAAACGGCCTTACTTGTAGGAAGTATTAGCATCTTTATTATCCTTGCTGTCTTAATGCAATTTTCAATCAAAATGACAGCATCTAAAAAAGAGGAAGAATAA